A region of Solanum dulcamara chromosome 7, daSolDulc1.2, whole genome shotgun sequence DNA encodes the following proteins:
- the LOC129894385 gene encoding uncharacterized protein LOC129894385 isoform X1 translates to MNIPVGEPTHVQMLHELIGFAANLLQEIASEFPLLLPKSVVLHKQQHTQRIFTNGAWEGSCACNLTPYFVKLERSNMLITKIIEVFFSWTNFAGVQGEYTIQKELHRSTLILIYGCLILEPALLHTLLLVARLFVEGYY, encoded by the exons ATGAATATTCCTGTTGGTGAACCAACTCATGTTCAAATGTTGCATGAACTGATTGGGTTTGCTG CAAATCTATTGCAGGAAATAGCATCCGAATTTCCTCTTTTATTGCCCAAGAGTGTCGTTCTGCACA AGCAGCAACATACCCAACGTATTTTCACAAATGGGGCCTGGGAAGGTTCGTGTGCATGCAACCTTACTCCCTACTTTGTGAAGTTAGAGAG ATCGAATATGCTGATAACAAAAATTATTGAAGTATTTTTTTCATGGACAAATTTTGCTGGAGTTCAAGGGGAATATACGATACAAAAAGAACTGCATAGAAGCACCTTGATACTAATTTATGGGTGCCTCATATTG GAACCGGctttgctccacactctcctcctcgTGGCTAGACtgttcgttgaaggctactattag
- the LOC129894385 gene encoding uncharacterized protein LOC129894385 isoform X2 translates to MNIPVGEPTHVQMLHELIGFAANLLQEIASEFPLLLPKSVVLHKQQHTQRIFTNGAWEGSCACNLTPYFVKLERSNMLITKIIEVFFSWTNFAGVQGEYTIQKELHRSTLILIYGCLILVGTGFAPHSPPRG, encoded by the exons ATGAATATTCCTGTTGGTGAACCAACTCATGTTCAAATGTTGCATGAACTGATTGGGTTTGCTG CAAATCTATTGCAGGAAATAGCATCCGAATTTCCTCTTTTATTGCCCAAGAGTGTCGTTCTGCACA AGCAGCAACATACCCAACGTATTTTCACAAATGGGGCCTGGGAAGGTTCGTGTGCATGCAACCTTACTCCCTACTTTGTGAAGTTAGAGAG ATCGAATATGCTGATAACAAAAATTATTGAAGTATTTTTTTCATGGACAAATTTTGCTGGAGTTCAAGGGGAATATACGATACAAAAAGAACTGCATAGAAGCACCTTGATACTAATTTATGGGTGCCTCATATTGGTAG GAACCGGctttgctccacactctcctcctcgTGGCTAG